A stretch of DNA from Chitinivibrionales bacterium:
TTTGTCAATTCGAACAGGCGGTTGATATAGGAGCGGGGATTGGTGTTGGCATTGAGGACGATTACCTTTTTATTCTCCGACTGCATGCGGGTGTGATAGTAGACAATTATTCCCAGGCCGTGACTATCCATGAAATTGGTCCGAGTAACATCGATAATGATTGCTTTGGGATCTTTTTTGTAGATGGATTCGAGTTTCCGGGAAAATTTTTTAACATCGATATCGACAACCCTGCCCACAAGCTCGAGCAGAGGGATATCCTTATATTTCCGTTCGTGAAGTTCCAGGGCCATACAGTGAAGTATCCTTTGATTGTACCGGGCGCAATGCGGTGTTTATAGTAAAATACTAAGAGTGCAAGGTGAAATAAAACA
This window harbors:
- a CDS encoding STAS domain-containing protein, whose product is MALELHERKYKDIPLLELVGRVVDIDVKKFSRKLESIYKKDPKAIIIDVTRTNFMDSHGLGIIVYYHTRMQSENKKVIVLNANTNPRSYINRLFELTNLNQVLNVVRNLK